aagaacggaaacgagtttcgagcgttttcccttcgcctcacgaggcgtaagcctcgaggcgaaacgagacgtaaggccgaggcggtattaataaataaatataaaaattatatatattataaaaataacaatactaactaatttcatcatcagattcatcaaaatcatcaaaaacacacttaaaaaagACACGAAATGCTTGAAgttgacacaaaaagtcaaaaacatcaaaaacaactatCAAAATCCCCTGAGGCGTAGCTTTCTTAGCGCCCcagcccctctgaggcgcatatacattaaaaacaccatgaggcgcgcctcaaactcgttttttggccgtttcgcctcgaggcgcgCCTTGAGGCGCACGCCTCAAGCGTTTTTTAAAAGCATGATATCGGTAATTTTAGTCTCATGCTAAATTTATATGTATAGCAATTAGCAATTTAACacaacaattcagtatactctcctaccattaacaaattagccttttgcaacttgcaatacactaataattgtagcaagtaggaactgactaatacttaaaacactaacatttaacactaataactaacaattaagacttaaaagaCTGATatcagcaataagaagaaagaagaacggtataactaagaagaaaggtactgatatcgggaaaatcggtgatatatcaaTCAAATATCGGTCTGTACAATCTTGCTAAATGAGGGCAATAAAACACAACCGACAATAGTCATGCAGGCCATAGGATATTTATTTTTCTATGATGTGCTATATGGTAATCTATAAAAATTGTCAAAATATTGTTGTCTATCAGTGCAGTGAAAGCTCACCAGTTTTTCACAGTGGAGACCTGGCAAGGGTTTAAGCAAATATTTGACAGCTACATGTCTGATGCATCTAAGGTATTGCCACTATACTGAACGTGTATCTATAATCTATCTATGCGTCGAGTGTCCAGACATTCTAGAAGCTTCTAAGATGATTTTCTGTTTGTTTCCGACTTATTTTCAGAATGATTTTAGTAGTTTGCGGTTTGCCCACTTAATTTATGATTTCAGGAATGGACCAAGACTGATGAAGATGGTTCCTTGCTGGAAACCTTGTACAAAGCTTTAGATGAGGTAATATACTCGAGAACCATCCACCTAGAGGTGCACAAAACCGGTTAAATAACCTAAACCgtaaccggttaataaccgaTTAGAGGTTTTTTAACCCGTAACAAGTTGGGGATTTTTTTAGAAGGAAACGGTTTTTAACCGATTTAGCGTTTAATCAGAAAAAAACGAAAAAATAGGAAAAAAAGGGTTAATAACCGGAAAAAAAAAactggttattaaccgaaccacTTGAAGTGaattaaccaaaaaaaaaaaaaaaggaaaaagaccGGTTAAAGTAAAAATCGGTTAAAGCAAAAATGAGGAAAAAAACCGGGGTTTCAGTTAAACCGAACCGGTTAGCGAAAAAAATCGTTTTGTGTACCACCATCCTCAAGACCTCAACCATAAGTGCACGCGGTTTGATGTTGATCTGGTTGTAAATTTCAGGTTATCAACTTAGCAGAATGTGAAATCTATAGCTATGACCCCAACTCTGATGCCGACCCATTCATTGAAAAAGGCGACCTGtaagaattttattttttattttctttttccaaTTTCTAAATTATCCGAATAATAAGTGAATTATGCATTCTTGCAGGTGGTCATACAATTTCTTCTTCTATAATCGAAAACTCAAGCGTGTTGTAAGCTTCCGTTTCAGCTGTTTAAGGTAATATTTTCAAGTCTACTTTTAAGTCTACTTTTTCATCTGATCGagttaataaatatatatttgttgCAGTAATTTGGTGAGCGACGTTTTTCCTAGTGACGGAATTTACTACGAGGACGATGGTGAAGTGTTCGATGAGATGGACATGTGATGCGGAAAAAAGTTGTACATACCATGTTAATATTGGTCTAGGATGGTAGTGTACAAATTGGTAGACCTAACAACTGTGTGCAGATGGTTAACTAGTATGGGATAAAAGACTTGGTTGCTTAGTATTAGTAGCGGTAAGCGTTAAAGCATTGCCTCCAGGCTAGTGACATTATATTACTTTTATGAATTGTATTTTCTTTAAGTACAACTAGGTTTGATTAAACAGTTTTTGAGTTTATATCTTTGTTGAATATCTTGTGTATGTGCGCACACCTTTAATCTTAGAACCCATGTTCACCTCCAAACGTAATGCATTGTACGTCAAGTGTTGAAGAGTTATGTTCGAAATACATCTATCTGCTTGCAGTTAAGTGGTCTGGTCAATGTTGTTTAGAACTTGGAACAAGACTGTAAATCTTAtcattatttttacaaaaaatTGGTAATATACGTACGTATTGTGAGCCATTATTTTGGATTTCTCTTTTGCACCCAATGTTGTGAAAACGGGACCGAACCAGCAGGGCTGACCGGTCCGGTTCACCCTATCAGACCGGTTTTGAGTGGACCGGAAAACCGGGGGGGTCGAACTGGATTTTTTAAGGGTTGAACtggatttttattaatttttttttcagttttaccctatttatttttataatatttacggCATAATCCGGTTTTTACATCCGATCTGACCTGTTTGACCAGCCCGACCAGTGGACCAGTAACGAGACCTGTTCGACGTCTAGTCCGATTCTGAATTCATtgcttcaaaagttttgagaaaGTGAAAAGACGATTCAAATAGTTTAACTAAACCATCTTAGGATGGTTTGGCAGATCTGATCTAGCTGGCTTGAATATTTTCTGTTTTCTTTTTTCAAGAATTGCAATTTGAAATTCTGTTTGGAATTTTTGTCAAAATAAGCTAAGCTGTATTGTAAACACACCAAGGAGTGATAAGAAAATTCCTCACAAGTGTATTATAAGATACACCACCGAGGGATAGAAAACCCCTCGTTTAGCAAGTCGTTTTGCTGAAATTGACTTTCAAATCAATTTTAGCTTAGTAGAAACGATCTTAAGAAATTTATCAAATGCTTTAGCAAAATAGTTCATTAAATATATGTATAAAACTTTATTACTACAGTTATAACTACTAAATTGATAATTTTGGATCCGTTCCTATATCTCTTTTGTGTTTACTTGTGTAATATATACATTTGGGACAGTATAATCCAAGTTAAACTAGCTCACCAGGTTTGATCAGCTTTCTTCGGTTTTCATTAGTTCATACATGTGTCCGGTTAACTCATAATCAAATAGGTGACACCTATGGTTCTATGTTAAACCAGTAGGCTTGTTTAAACCGACCTGGTTTTTAGTTCACCTGGAACTTCTATCACCTAATAGTGAACTCTTCAAATCATTGCCATTTGTCTGGATGGACCTTACATTTAAGGTATGTATTAATTATATTTGCGATTTTTAGATTAATTTAATTGGGAGGGGGTCATGATGGGGTGTGTATGCGTAGGTTTGGACTTAAACTAGACCAAATCTAAAAGTCGATTTTAGGAAACTAATCGGTTTTGAGTTTTTGGTTTTCGGTATTACGTATGAATTGGTTTGGTTATATACCTTAGGCATGAAATGTTTGGGTTTGAAAAAAATGCCCCAAATAATGAAGAAACACGAAATCACCGTTGGAGTGATTTGAATCGATTTCTCTAAGAGACCGAGAATCACAACTTGTTATTCTTCTTCAATCTTGATTTGCAATGGAGAAGAGATGAAAGTGGAGATATAGAGACGGGGAAGAATCCTCTTTTTCCAACTAAAAAGTGTGTTGGCCCCGTATATCTTACCCTAATAATGAGGTGAAAAAGACATCTTTATATAAGAAACATGGGtcaccctaacctcaatgggcttGAGCATTTCTTATCACAACCTTTTTTTTTCGTAGCAAAAGTATTTACGGGTTCTCCgggaaaatattttttttttggtttagcAGAAACAATTAGAGGCTTTCAATTAATCCTTTCCGGAGAATTAGATGGTCTTCCCTGACGACGGGCCAGTGGAAGCCCACTTTACCCGCTTTGGGCCTTTCTCTTTAGGGAGCCCAATCACTCAAATATCCACTAAGTGAATTACCCTTGCTGACCAAGGTTCCTTTCTCTTTTTGAGCGGGAAAACAGCTAATGGAGAACAGTCTCATTAAATGCTTGATAAGAGAAGCATCCGGTCACCATCATCGTATTTATCCGGCTATGCATTAATGAAGGGAGGCATCGCAtcgttgggggtcagacacgtgtctgaccttcCCAAGGTAACACAGTTACCGTTAGATAACACGAGGGACACTTCTCTTAAAGATAAGGACATGCCATTATATAAGGAAGGGAGAAGCATAAGGTAAAGGCAGGTATGATCGCCGGCCAATCTCTCATTTACTACTCTCATTTATTCCCCTCACATTAAAGTCCGACCAACATTCCTCGTATTTACTACACATATTGCACACTAATTAGATTCACACCAAGATAGGAACTTTCCGGTGAACATCTTCATCGGAAAACACTCCTTACCTgatccggcaagtttacttatcctcacgccggagcttggtcacggatccccctcccggggtcccccgtggcgaggctaacggtttattcTTTTGTAGCAAGCAAGGACAGGAGCTCTCAACGTCACCGAAGATCCAGCTAACGTCATCCGGTGgttgggtattcgacattggcgccatccatGGGACACAGGCCGGACCGGTGTTCCCACATTAACATTCGACGTTCAGAGACTAACCCAGCCTTCCAAAAACAACATGGCAACCCCACATAGTTCACGTGTCACCCAGACGACCCAAAATGATTTGGATAAGGTCACCGTGGAGGACATTACTCATGAAGAGGGTAACGAAAACCTGGTAGAAAACCTGGAAGAGACGGAGCATGTCACCCCTGGCTTTGTGGCCATGCACAGGGAGAAGATAATTAAGTATCTTGACGATTTGAAGAGACAAGAAAAGTTGGACAGCCTCAGGGCCAGGCTCTCTTTTGACACACCCTCTAATCAAGAAGGAACGAACCCCCAGAATAAGGGCAACAATGGGGACCAGCTGGAAACATTCATGACAACCCTGAGGCAGATGTCTTCCGAAGAGAGAGAGGACTTGATCATCGGTCAGAAACACAGGGAAAAGGAGAAAGACGACTCAGGTAGCGTTGGTTTGGACCAACCATACCTACCACGAGACCTGGCCGAGGTCTCAAAGTTCACAAGGAGAATATCAGAGGCACCCATGCCTCCCAAGACAAAGCTGCCCCCAGGCTTTGATCGCTACGACGGAACGAGAGATCCAGAGGATCATCTGCATGCCTTCCGAGGAGCGGGGCAGCTGGGAAGGTGGCCCATGCCGGTATGGTGCCACATGTTTGTGCAAACCTTAACAGAAGGAGCCCGGCTGTGGTTTGATAGCCTCCCTCCGGGGAGCATAGACAGCTACGAAGAGTTAAGCGAAAAATTCCTCAGAAATTTTGGCCAACAAAGGAAGGTGGTCAAGAATCCCAACGAAATCCTCCACATCAGGCAAAGGGACAACGAGCGGATAGACCAATACATGGAAAGGTTTGTCAAAGAAAGCATGAACATCAAGGATGTCCCGGAGGTCATGAAAATCAGTAGTTTCATAAATGGGCTGAAGCATGCACAGCTGTGTGAAAAGCTGGGAGAGGAGTTCCCACCTTCCTTCGACaatctcatgaacagggtcagGGCTTTCGTCCGGGGAAAGGATACGGTCAGCAAAGCTAAGGAGACGGACACCACACCCCGAAGGGCCGCCCCGACAGCAAGACCCCCTGAGAAAGGTACTCCCTGTTCCCGAAAACCTCCCTTTGATAGAATGCTGCATGACAGGGCAAGGCCCTCATACTCCCCCTACCGACCCCGAGGGAGAGGCCCTCCCCCTTACTCTGACAGCTTCACCCCCCTCGTTAAGACTCCAAGTGAGATACTGGCCACGGAAAGAGTGAAGAATACTTTCCCAAGACCACCCCCCATAAAGCCAGGACCCAAAGCACAGCCGAACGAATACTGTGAGTTTCATAAGGGCTTCGGGCACAAAACCGACGACTGCATGTACCTCAAAAGGGAATAGAGGCTGCAGTGAAAACGGGAAGACTGGCCCACCCGGTCAAGGAAATCAAAGAAGGGGGAGGGGATCATAAGGGAAGAGATGCAAGAGAGCCTGGGAGGGCAGATGTTGATATGATAAGGAGGAGAAATGAATTTGATGTTACCCGAAGTGTTAAGGCCAGGATCCTAGGCTCTCCGAACTGCATGAAAACTCCCATCCTTATGCCGTACTTAGAAGAAAGCGAAGTGCAACGACTTCCGCTGAATATCTCAGCCGTGATAGCTGGACACAAAGTGTCTAGAATACATGTGGACGGAGGGTCAGGCGTCGAGGTAATATATGAACATTGCTTCCTCAGATTCGACAGAGATATAAGAGATAGACTGGAGGAAGACTCCATCCCATTGGTGGGATTCAACAACAGCGTATCACACCCTCTGGGAAAGATCAGGCTCCCATTTACAGTCGGTGTAGGGGACAGGGTCCGGACGATCAATTTAACCTTCACTGTAGTCAGGGCACCCTCCAAGTACAACGCGATTTTAGGAAGACCTGGGATTGGAGATCTACAAGCACAAGCATCTACTCCTCACGGGGCTTTGGTATTCCAAACACCAAAGGGGCTTGCATGGGTTAAGTCAGCCTACGAAGTGGTCTCTTCAGTATCCAAAGGGGAGGAACCCGGGAAGACCCAAGGGAAGAAGGTGGAAGAATGGGTCCTCTGTGATAAGTTCCCGGAGCAAACGGTCAAGGTGGGAAGCCACCTAAGTGACAAATGCAAGAGTGCCCTGAAGGAGTTGCTCCTCCATAACCTAGACGTGTTTGCATTCCAACACGGTGACATGACGGGAATTCCCAGAAGCCTGACGGAGCACCGGCTCAACACCTTCACATGGGCGAAACTAGTGAAACAAAAGAAGCGGAGCATGGGACCAAACAAAAGAAGGGCTGCTTGTGAAGAGACCCGCAAGTTACTCAGGGCGGGGATAGTCAGGGAAGTCAAATACCCATCCTGGGTTGCTAACCTAGTTATGGTTCAGAAAAAGATGGGGGAtggaggatgtgcatcgatttccAAGACTTAAACAAAGCATGCCACAAGGACTGCTACCCCCTCCCGGAGATAGACACCCAAGTGGACTCCCTGTCCCAGTATCCGCTGAAGTGCTTCCTAGATGCCTACAAGGGATACCACCAAATACAGATGTCAATAGAAGACGAAGAGAAAACTGCTTTCATCACCGATGAGGGAACATTTTGCTATACCAAGATGCCCTTTGGTCTCAAAAATGCGGGGGCAACATACCAAAGGTCTATGAACACCTTGTTTAGGGAGCAAAGGGGAAGGAATCTAGAGGTGTATGTTGACGACATTGTCATCAAAAGTCTGACAGAAGCAGCCATGATAGATGACATATCTGAGACTCTCAACACAATGCAGGATGTAAACATGAAACTGAACCCCGAGAAGTGCTGTTTCGGGGTAGAGGAAGGAAATTTCCTAGGGGTGGTGGTAACTAAAGGAGGGATAAAAGCAAACCCAGAAAAGACCCAGGCTGTAGCCGAAATGCGCTCTCCCAGGTCCCTGAAGGACATCTAGCAGTTAAACGGAAGGCTGATTGCGCTAAATCGCTTCTTATCAAAAGTGGCTGACAAAACCCTCCCCTTCATGAAAGTGTTAAAAGACTGCCTCCAGACCAGCAAGTTCAACTGGACTACCGAGGCCGAAGCCGCCTTTCAAGAAATGAAAACCTACATCTGCAAGCTCCCGACGTTAGCCACCCCGGTGCCCGGAGACCCGCTGCTCCTTTACCTATCTGCCTCTAAGACGACCATAAGCGCGGTTATGATGGTGGAACGGGAAGGGAAATAGATCCCCATATATTTCATCAGCAGAACACTTAAGAGGCCCGAGGAGCGGTACATGCCTTTGGAAAAGCTTACGTTGGCCCTGATTTTTGCATCTCGGAGACTCAGAAGGTACTTTCAAGGGCACAAGGTCACCTTAGTAACTGATCAACCCCTCCAGAAAGTGCTTAGAAAACCGGAACAGTCAGGACGACTGGCTAAATGGGCCGTAGAATTGGGAGAACATTCTCTGGAGTTCAAGCCCAGGACGGCCATGAAGGGGTAAATACTGGCTGACTTCCTAGCAGAAGTACCCGAGGACGAAGAGAGGGAACTACTAAGGTGGGAAGCTTTagaggaagaagaaaggaaaagggaaGACGAGGCTGTCTGGAAGTTGTTCACTGATGGAGTATCTAGTGAAGAAGGGAATGGTGCAGGCATCACATTGATAAGCCCCGAGGGGGTTGAGCTGACGTATGCTATAAGGTTGGATTTCGAAAACACCAACAATACCGCCGAGTATGAAGCCTTCTTAGCAGGAATGAGATTGGCACAGAAGATGAAAGCAAAACGCGTGGAGGCCAGTACCGATTCACAGTTGGTAGTAAAGCAGTATCAGGGGGAATACGAAG
This genomic stretch from Helianthus annuus cultivar XRQ/B chromosome 8, HanXRQr2.0-SUNRISE, whole genome shotgun sequence harbors:
- the LOC110871989 gene encoding repressor of RNA polymerase III transcription MAF1 homolog, producing MKYLEYTPFDRINAFLDHLNLGEQTIKGCIEAYSCKHTGTDKRLSLSLENEILNYLGNSPDDDSSSPANYLSSRSSRKMLIYLILTLYHMYPDYDFSAVKAHQFFTVETWQGFKQIFDSYMSDASKEWTKTDEDGSLLETLYKALDEVINLAECEIYSYDPNSDADPFIEKGDLWSYNFFFYNRKLKRVVSFRFSCLSNLVSDVFPSDGIYYEDDGEVFDEMDM